A stretch of the Arthrobacter stackebrandtii genome encodes the following:
- a CDS encoding FtsB family cell division protein encodes MSTRRPSVPKAQFTTGIASAPRSEGDGPATSGTTAEPGSGGLPAKGSEKVGAGSPDKGGRKDAPKRERKPASDPNARSRQEGVVHAAENSPVPARTFSGRLLALGLTLGVFTVLLAPNVHTFMTQRAEISALQADIAVRETQQGDFQAELARWDDPAYVKKQARDRVSMLMPGETGYWVYGADGVAGLENSVQEAQAAAGQSTSAKSATEVKESHWVDNLWGAVKESATVQAPAEKPAEKPADKPADPASAPAADPADPEPAP; translated from the coding sequence ATGTCCACGCGACGGCCCTCAGTGCCCAAGGCGCAATTCACCACAGGAATTGCCAGCGCCCCACGCAGCGAGGGAGACGGCCCGGCCACTTCCGGCACGACGGCGGAGCCCGGCTCCGGCGGACTGCCCGCCAAGGGTTCCGAAAAGGTTGGTGCGGGCAGCCCCGACAAGGGCGGGCGGAAGGATGCGCCCAAGCGTGAGCGCAAGCCGGCGTCGGACCCCAACGCCCGCAGCCGCCAGGAAGGCGTGGTGCATGCGGCCGAAAACAGCCCCGTCCCGGCGCGGACATTTTCCGGCCGGCTGCTGGCCCTGGGCCTGACACTGGGCGTGTTCACGGTGCTGCTGGCCCCCAACGTCCACACGTTCATGACCCAGCGCGCAGAAATTTCCGCACTTCAGGCGGACATTGCCGTCCGCGAGACGCAGCAGGGCGACTTCCAGGCGGAACTGGCCCGCTGGGACGATCCCGCCTACGTCAAGAAGCAGGCCCGCGACCGCGTCAGCATGCTCATGCCGGGGGAGACCGGCTACTGGGTCTACGGTGCCGACGGCGTTGCCGGGCTGGAGAACTCTGTCCAGGAGGCGCAAGCCGCCGCCGGCCAATCCACAAGTGCCAAGTCGGCCACCGAGGTGAAGGAATCGCACTGGGTGGACAACCTGTGGGGCGCCGTGAAGGAGTCGGCCACGGTCCAGGCCCCGGCAGAAAAGCCGGCAGAAAAGCCCGCGGACAAGCCTGCCGATCCCGCCAGCGCGCCGGCTGCCGATCCGGCGGACCCCGAACCCGCACCGTAG
- a CDS encoding Ppx/GppA phosphatase family protein: protein MRVAAIDCGTNSIRLLIADVLPTDDGGTRLSDVHRLMRVVRLGEGVDVTGILGEAALERTFAALDEYAELIRSAEVDRVRFVATSATRDARNRDVFVAGVRARLGIGPEVVSGNEEAALSFAGAASVLPLTEDRNILVVDLGGGSTEFVMGTASGVGAALSTDMGCVRFTERYLRSDPPTEAEITAAEAAIAAKLDEVLAAVPLGDVDGVVGVAGTITTITAHALGLAHYQPEAIHAAVVPLEKIDAAATSLLGMTRAERSALGFMHPGRVDVIGAGALIWRTVLRRLAAVTGGRVESATTSEHDILDGIALGAAKS from the coding sequence ATGCGCGTTGCAGCCATCGACTGCGGGACCAATTCCATCCGCCTGCTCATCGCCGATGTCCTCCCCACGGACGACGGCGGCACGCGCCTTTCCGACGTCCACCGCCTCATGCGGGTGGTCCGGCTGGGCGAGGGCGTGGACGTGACGGGAATCCTGGGCGAGGCTGCGCTGGAACGCACCTTTGCGGCACTTGACGAGTATGCGGAATTGATCCGTTCTGCGGAGGTGGACCGGGTGCGCTTCGTTGCCACGAGCGCCACCCGGGACGCAAGGAACCGGGACGTATTTGTTGCCGGCGTCCGGGCCCGGCTGGGCATCGGCCCCGAAGTGGTCAGCGGCAACGAGGAAGCAGCACTTTCCTTTGCCGGGGCAGCCAGCGTCCTGCCGCTGACGGAGGACCGCAACATTCTCGTAGTGGACCTCGGCGGCGGCAGCACCGAATTTGTCATGGGCACCGCATCCGGGGTGGGTGCGGCACTGAGCACAGACATGGGCTGTGTGCGGTTCACCGAACGCTACCTCAGGAGCGACCCGCCCACGGAAGCTGAAATCACCGCCGCGGAAGCAGCCATCGCCGCCAAGCTGGACGAGGTCCTGGCCGCTGTGCCGCTCGGCGACGTTGACGGGGTCGTCGGTGTGGCCGGGACCATCACCACCATCACGGCCCACGCCCTCGGCCTGGCCCACTACCAGCCCGAGGCGATTCATGCCGCCGTCGTGCCCCTGGAAAAAATCGATGCAGCCGCAACATCACTGCTGGGCATGACGCGTGCGGAGCGTTCCGCATTGGGCTTCATGCACCCCGGCCGCGTGGACGTCATTGGCGCCGGCGCGCTTATTTGGCGCACCGTGCTGCGCCGCCTCGCGGCCGTGACCGGCGGGCGGGTGGAATCGGCAACCACCAGTGAACACGATATTCTTGACGGAATTGCCCTGGGTGCCGCCAAAAGCTGA
- a CDS encoding DUF501 domain-containing protein produces the protein MPATASSTPDGRVPSQQDLDTLSRQLNRPVRDVVEIPARCVCGNPLVAATAPRLSNGIPFPTTFYLTHPVLTAAASRLEAAGMMNEMTERLGTDDELAAAYEKAHLSYIAAREAIGERAGTGPVPEIAGISAGGMPTRVKCLHVLIGHALAEGPGANPLGDEALAAVAPWWTADRCYCEGAWDNAAPVPNKDLSRHVKHLNQQEK, from the coding sequence GTGCCCGCAACCGCAAGCTCCACCCCCGACGGGCGCGTCCCCAGCCAGCAGGACCTGGACACGCTCAGCCGTCAGCTCAACCGGCCGGTGCGCGACGTCGTCGAGATCCCGGCCCGGTGCGTCTGCGGCAACCCGCTGGTGGCCGCCACGGCTCCGCGCCTGAGCAACGGCATCCCGTTCCCCACCACCTTTTACCTGACGCACCCCGTCCTGACCGCCGCGGCCTCACGCCTGGAAGCGGCCGGCATGATGAACGAGATGACCGAGCGCCTGGGCACCGACGACGAACTCGCCGCCGCCTATGAAAAAGCACACCTGAGCTACATCGCTGCCCGCGAGGCCATCGGCGAGCGTGCCGGCACCGGCCCCGTGCCTGAAATTGCCGGCATCTCCGCCGGAGGCATGCCCACACGCGTCAAGTGCCTGCACGTGCTGATCGGCCATGCCCTTGCTGAGGGCCCCGGCGCTAACCCGCTCGGCGATGAGGCACTGGCCGCCGTCGCCCCGTGGTGGACCGCCGACCGCTGCTACTGCGAGGGCGCCTGGGACAACGCCGCACCCGTCCCCAACAAGGACCTCAGCCGCCACGTCAAGCACCTGAACCAGCAGGAGAAGTAA
- a CDS encoding S8 family serine peptidase, producing the protein MQFAPRLRPLAAAFMSVALAAAFVVAGAGGASADDIRDRQYWLSQSGIEAAWKVSKGEGVKVAVIDSGVDKSHPDLKGAMGPGTDISGAGDADGSKGIGAEPEHGTLVATMLGGRGHKTASPTAKPSAKPKAKSSASAKATEEPEAGGPDGVIGVAPEAELLSVSVWLGSDNPSGKNIDDQIPAAVKWAVDQGAKVINMSLGSTSTAWPQSWDDAFAYAEQRDVVIVAAAGNRKSGSEQVGAPATIPGVLAVGGLDRDGSASVDSSSQGISLGVSAPAEDLIGGLPGGGYAQWSGTSGAAPIVSGVAALIRSKYPDMSAAQVINRIISTAKPAGDGVPNAIYGYGILDAEAALTADVPVVEANPLGSISDWIRVHRRGQEAPPAEGGETGNVVPQPEPTLVDQAAPSPIPAAQGSGALPATLVIGSLVLLLGVGGVGAWRILLARRRAEGAQEAATGGPSDGGPSGGGAPGGSGGSGSGTSGPATPVGAPTAAVSGTTAPTGPAGPASDQNGPATTPAPDAKQGHPGHSAKTKPGHKH; encoded by the coding sequence ATGCAGTTTGCCCCTCGGTTGCGTCCACTCGCCGCCGCGTTCATGAGCGTTGCCCTCGCGGCCGCATTCGTTGTGGCGGGGGCCGGCGGCGCATCTGCAGACGACATTCGCGACCGCCAGTACTGGCTGTCGCAGTCGGGCATCGAGGCGGCGTGGAAGGTTTCCAAGGGCGAGGGCGTCAAGGTTGCCGTCATCGACAGCGGCGTTGACAAGTCACACCCGGACCTCAAGGGCGCCATGGGCCCCGGGACCGACATCTCCGGGGCCGGCGACGCCGACGGCAGCAAGGGGATCGGGGCCGAACCGGAACACGGCACGCTCGTGGCCACCATGCTGGGCGGGCGAGGGCACAAGACCGCCTCGCCGACGGCCAAGCCAAGTGCCAAGCCCAAGGCCAAGTCCAGCGCGAGCGCCAAGGCCACGGAAGAGCCGGAAGCCGGGGGGCCGGACGGCGTCATCGGCGTGGCGCCGGAAGCTGAGCTGCTGAGCGTTTCGGTATGGCTGGGCAGCGACAACCCCTCGGGGAAGAACATTGACGACCAGATTCCCGCCGCCGTGAAATGGGCCGTCGACCAGGGCGCCAAGGTCATCAACATGTCCCTCGGCAGCACCTCCACCGCCTGGCCGCAGAGCTGGGACGACGCCTTTGCCTACGCCGAACAGCGCGACGTGGTGATTGTGGCGGCCGCGGGCAACCGCAAGTCAGGCAGCGAACAGGTGGGTGCCCCGGCCACCATCCCCGGCGTTCTGGCCGTGGGCGGGCTCGACCGTGACGGCAGCGCCAGCGTCGACTCGTCCTCGCAGGGCATCAGCCTCGGCGTCAGTGCACCGGCCGAAGACCTCATCGGCGGGCTGCCCGGCGGCGGCTACGCCCAGTGGAGCGGCACCAGCGGCGCCGCACCCATCGTCTCCGGTGTCGCGGCCCTGATCCGCTCCAAGTACCCGGACATGAGCGCCGCGCAGGTCATCAACCGCATCATCTCCACGGCCAAGCCCGCCGGCGACGGTGTCCCCAACGCCATCTACGGCTACGGCATCCTCGATGCCGAGGCCGCCCTGACGGCGGACGTCCCGGTCGTCGAGGCCAACCCGCTGGGCAGCATTTCCGACTGGATCCGGGTGCACCGCCGCGGCCAGGAGGCGCCCCCGGCCGAGGGCGGCGAAACCGGCAACGTGGTGCCCCAGCCCGAACCGACACTCGTGGACCAGGCCGCACCGAGCCCCATCCCCGCCGCGCAGGGCTCGGGCGCACTGCCGGCCACACTGGTGATCGGCTCGCTCGTGCTGCTCCTCGGTGTTGGCGGTGTGGGCGCCTGGCGGATTCTGCTGGCGCGGCGGCGCGCAGAAGGCGCCCAAGAGGCGGCGACCGGCGGCCCGTCCGACGGCGGACCCTCCGGCGGCGGTGCGCCCGGCGGTTCGGGTGGTTCCGGCAGTGGGACATCGGGACCAGCCACGCCCGTTGGGGCCCCCACGGCTGCCGTGTCCGGCACAACGGCACCGACAGGTCCTGCTGGCCCGGCTTCGGACCAGAATGGGCCCGCCACCACACCGGCGCCCGATGCCAAGCAGGGCCATCCGGGCCACAGCGCCAAGACAAAGCCGGGCCACAAACACTGA
- a CDS encoding GNAT family N-acetyltransferase, whose product MIIRRETAPDRPEIFAVVEAAFPDSVEAQLLRELFAAREYLPQLSLVAEGAGGEILGHVITTRGWIGSTPSLGLGPIAVAPQRQRQGIGSALMRASIDAANAMGESTLVLLGSTDYYPRFGFVPADSMGITSPDPSWGSHFMALALDAHVPGVHGHFKYAEPFNAL is encoded by the coding sequence ATGATCATTCGACGCGAGACCGCGCCCGACAGGCCGGAGATTTTCGCCGTCGTAGAGGCAGCCTTCCCGGACTCCGTGGAGGCGCAGCTGCTGCGCGAACTGTTCGCCGCCAGGGAGTACCTGCCGCAGCTCTCGCTCGTGGCCGAGGGTGCGGGCGGCGAGATCTTGGGGCACGTCATCACCACGCGCGGCTGGATCGGCAGCACGCCGTCGCTGGGGCTGGGGCCCATTGCCGTGGCGCCGCAACGCCAGCGGCAGGGGATCGGCTCCGCGCTCATGCGGGCCAGCATCGATGCCGCCAATGCGATGGGGGAGTCCACGCTGGTCCTGCTCGGCAGCACCGACTACTATCCCCGGTTTGGCTTTGTTCCGGCCGATTCCATGGGCATCACTTCCCCGGACCCGTCGTGGGGATCGCACTTCATGGCGCTGGCGCTGGACGCGCACGTGCCGGGGGTCCACGGCCACTTCAAGTACGCGGAGCCGTTCAACGCACTGTGA
- a CDS encoding NAD(P)/FAD-dependent oxidoreductase, translating to MAITPTFSERPRVLVVGGGYVGLYTAFNLQKKIANSGGIVTLVDPLPYMTYQPFLPEVAGGNIEARHAVVSHRKHLKQTELIQGSVTSIDHENRTAVVAPADGGANIELPYHDVVIAAGAVTRTFPIKGLAEAGIGLKTIEEAVALRNQVLDLIEQASTETDPEARKRALTFVVVGGGFAGIETIAELEDMARAAVKLNKRVDQSELRFVLVEAMGRIMPEVTEKQAVWVVEHLRSRGVEVLLNTSLDNAEGKGIKLINLPDKTVAQEFEADTLIWCAGVMANPMVRATGFPIEPRGRVSVNTNLQVTGEFGVIPNAWAAGDVAAVPDVTGGLPDGTCVPNAQHALRQAKRLAKNLWASRFNKPLKGYKHKNLGAVAGFGPWKGVAKIMGIQLKGPLAWLAHRGYHGLAMPTVERKFRVIMDWFVAVFAGRDLAQLENLDNPRGAFVAAATPAPKPAAKPAPAEDAKADPEKSEEKNGAKETAAAK from the coding sequence ATGGCAATCACACCCACCTTTTCCGAACGCCCGCGCGTCCTTGTAGTTGGCGGCGGCTACGTTGGCCTGTACACGGCCTTTAACCTGCAGAAGAAGATCGCGAACTCCGGTGGCATAGTCACCCTCGTCGATCCACTGCCCTACATGACGTACCAGCCGTTCCTGCCCGAGGTGGCCGGTGGCAACATCGAGGCACGCCATGCAGTGGTCTCCCACCGCAAGCACCTCAAGCAGACCGAGCTGATCCAGGGCTCCGTCACCAGCATCGACCACGAGAACCGCACGGCCGTCGTCGCACCCGCAGACGGTGGCGCAAACATTGAACTGCCGTACCACGACGTCGTCATTGCCGCCGGTGCCGTCACGCGCACCTTCCCCATCAAGGGACTTGCCGAGGCCGGCATCGGCCTCAAGACGATTGAAGAAGCCGTAGCGCTGCGCAACCAGGTCCTCGACCTGATCGAGCAGGCCTCCACGGAGACCGACCCCGAGGCCCGCAAGCGTGCCTTGACGTTCGTCGTCGTCGGCGGCGGCTTTGCCGGCATCGAAACCATCGCCGAGCTCGAGGACATGGCCCGCGCCGCCGTCAAGCTCAACAAGCGCGTGGACCAGTCCGAACTGCGCTTCGTCCTCGTTGAAGCCATGGGCCGCATCATGCCCGAGGTCACCGAGAAGCAGGCCGTCTGGGTTGTGGAGCACCTGCGCAGCCGCGGCGTCGAGGTCCTGCTGAACACCTCGCTGGACAACGCAGAGGGCAAGGGCATCAAGCTCATCAACCTCCCGGACAAGACCGTCGCCCAGGAATTCGAGGCCGACACCCTGATCTGGTGCGCCGGCGTCATGGCCAACCCCATGGTCCGCGCCACCGGCTTCCCGATCGAACCCCGCGGCCGCGTCTCGGTCAACACCAACCTGCAGGTCACCGGCGAATTCGGCGTCATCCCGAACGCCTGGGCTGCCGGCGACGTCGCCGCTGTTCCGGATGTCACCGGCGGCCTGCCGGACGGCACCTGCGTCCCCAACGCCCAGCACGCCCTGCGCCAGGCCAAGCGCCTTGCCAAGAACCTGTGGGCCAGCCGCTTCAACAAGCCGCTGAAGGGCTACAAGCACAAGAACCTCGGCGCCGTTGCAGGCTTCGGACCGTGGAAGGGTGTCGCCAAGATCATGGGCATCCAGCTCAAGGGACCCCTGGCCTGGCTCGCACACCGCGGCTACCACGGCCTGGCCATGCCCACCGTGGAGCGCAAGTTCCGCGTGATCATGGACTGGTTCGTCGCCGTGTTTGCCGGCCGCGACCTCGCCCAGCTGGAAAACCTGGACAACCCGCGCGGCGCATTCGTCGCGGCTGCCACCCCGGCACCGAAGCCTGCTGCCAAGCCGGCCCCGGCCGAGGACGCCAAGGCCGATCCGGAAAAGTCTGAAGAAAAGAACGGCGCCAAGGAAACTGCTGCTGCCAAGTAG